From Leptospira yasudae:
GCCGTTACGGGAACGAACGGAAAAACCTCCCTGACCAATATTCTCTTCGCATTAGCAAAAGATCAGGGAAGAATCTGCGGCCTCATAGGAACGATCGGAGTCAAATTCGGTGATCGACTGATCGACACGGGTTATACGACGCCGGACGCTTCCTCCTTAAACCTCATTCTCAAACAGATGAAGGACGAGGGTGTGAACACCGTCTTTATGGAAGCGAGTTCTCACGGCTTGAAGCTCGGGAGAATCGGCGGAATTTCCCTGAAGGCGGGGGTGTTCACCAATCTCACTCAGGATCATCTCGATTTCCATCCGAGCATGGAAGATTATTTTGAAAGCAAGTTTCGTCTTTTCGAGATCCTGGACGTTTCGAAATCTCCGTTTGCGGTTTTGGACTTCGCTTCTCCCGGAGGAAAGGAACTCTATCGGAAACTTCTAAACAGATTGCCGGGTTTGTCCGTGAGCGCGTTAGACGGAACAGCAAGCGAATGGCAGGTCGCGAACGCTTCTCTCACTCTGCAAGGAACTTCATACGATTTGAGTTTGCCGGACGACGGGAACGCGCAGGCAGGCGATCGTTCCTGCACGATTCGAACGAATCTATTGGGTTCGTTTAACGTTCGGAATACCGCACTTGCGTTTATTACGGGCGCGCGTTTGGGTTGGGATCGCCAGAAGATGCTTTCTTCTTTGGAAAGAATTCCTCAGATTCCCGGACGGTTTCAGATCGTTTACAGCAAGGACCGTTCGCGGATGGCGGTTGTGGACTACGCGCATACGCCGGACGCTCTTGAAAATATAATCTCCAGTGTGAGGGATTCTCGCCCGAAATATTTGATTACGTTGTTCGGCTGCGGAGGCGATCGGGATCGAACCAAACGGCCGAAGATGGCGCGTATCGCGGAAGAACTTTCCGATCAGGTGATTTTGACCTCGGACAACCCGAGAACCGAACAACCCGAGGCGATTTTAGACGAGATTCAAGCCGGCTTTTCGCAAGGGTTTATCCCTCTGTTGCGCGAGGCGGATCGGGCCAAGGCGATCGCGGAAGGCGTGGCGGTTTTACCCGAAGGCGGATGTCTTCTTGTGGCCGGAAAAGGGCACGAGGAATATCAGATCGTCGGCAAAGAAAAACGTCATTTCAGCGACGTGGAAGAAGTTCAAAAAGCGTTCGGCCTTTTTTAGAAATTTTCCGATACAAAAAAAGAACCCTCCGTTTTCTGGAAAACAGGACAGGCAAAATGTTTTATTATCTCTACGATCTTTACTTCAATCATCTCGATTCTCTTAGGATTTTCAGCTACGTCACCTTTCGCGCTTTGATGGCGGGCTTGACCTCCATGCTCGTTACGTTTTGGCTCGGACACAGGGTGATCGACTTTTTATACGGACTCAAGTTCCGCGAATCGGTGCGAGACGACGGTCCCAAAACCCACGAAGCGAAAAAGGGAACTCCCACGATGGGGGGATTGATGATCATCGGATCGCTTCTGCTTTCGGTTCTTCTTTGGGGTAATTTAAAAAATTCGAATATAGTTTTGTTGTCCGTATTTTCCCTTTGTTTTTCGGCCCTCGGTTTTGCGGACGATTACATGAAGTCCGTGAAAAAGATCAAGGGCGGGATGCGCGCGAGAACCAAGTTCGTCCTTTCAATTCTGATTTCGCTCGCGTTTTGTATATTATTCTTTTATTATACGGGTCTGACTCCGGAAGGACATTCGGGTAAGATTCCGTTTCATCTGACGGATCTGTTTTTTCCGTTCGTTAAAGGCCCCGTGATCGCTCTCGGAATTCTCGCGATTCCTTTTTCCATCATCGTCATCATCGGATCTTCTCACGCAGTCAATCTTACGGACGGACTCGACGGACTTGCAACCGGAACCGTCGCGATCTCCGTCGTTACGCTCGGGATCATCGCGTATGTTTCGGGAACTCCAGTCGTTGCGAACTACTTAAACATACCGTATCTTCCCGGCGCGCACGAATATTCCGTATTCTTATCCGCTCTTGCGGGAGCGCTTTTGGGTTTTCTTTGGTTCAACGCGCACCCGGCGCAGGTGTTTATGGGAGACACCGGCTCTTTGTTTTTAGGAGCGACGCTCGGGATGGTCGTGATCCTTTTGAAAAAGGAAATTCTTCTTTTGATCTTGGGAGCGATTTTTGTCAGCGAAGCGTTGTCCGTGATTCTCCAAGTGGGTTCGTTCAAACTGACCGGCAAACGGATCTTTAAGATGGCTCCTTTGCATCATCACTTCGAGTTGGGCGGTTTGAAAGAAACGAAGATCGTGATCCGGTTCTGGATCATCGCGGTCATTCTCGCGATCATCTCCTTGTCCACTTTGAAGATTCAATGATCGATTTTCTCGCAAGAAAGTGGAGGGAGATTTGGCTTCCGGGAAAGAATTCTCTGGACGTCCTTCTGATCGTAACGATCTTTATCCTTCTCTTCACCGGTCTTTGCGTGATGTATTCCTCTTCGAGCATCACGGCTTGGAGGGAGTTTAAGGATTCCGAATATTTTCTAAAGAAGCAGGCGATCTGGTCCTGCATCGGCCTCGTATTCTTTTTTTTCTTCTGCAATTTCCCGTATCAAAAACTCGAAAAACTCGCGTTCGTCGGAATGATCGTAGCGATCTGTCTGCTTGTGTTGGTCTTTATTCCGGGAGTGGGTAAGTCCGTTTCGACGTATTACGGGAGAAACTTCCACAGATGGATCGCGATCGGCCCGTATCAGCTGCAGCCTTCCGAGGTCGCAAAGGTCGCGGTTCTGATTTATCTCGCATCTTTGTTTCAAAAGCTGAAGCTGGAGTCGACGCCCGATTACAAGAAACTTCTGATTCCCACCTTACTGTTGTTAACCGTAATCGTTTTGATTCTTGTGGAGCCCGCGTTCGGAACCACGCTGGAGATTCTTTTCGTAATTTTGGGTTTTATCTTTTTATTCGGATTTCCGTTCCGCAATCTGCTCGTGGTGGGAATCGTTTCTCTTCCCTTGATCTACATTCTGATCGATCGGGTCGGTTATCGGAAAAAGAGGGTGGAAGTGTGGCTGGATCCGTATCGGTATCGTTTCGACGAAGGGCACCAGCTCGTGACTTCCTTTCGCGCGTTTTTGGACGGGGGTTGGTTCGGAAACAAACTCGCAGGCGGTTACGCCCATCGGTATTTAACATACAGTCATACGGACTTCGTACTCGCGACGTTTGTCGAAGATTTCGGTTTTATCGGATTTATGATTTTTATTTTTTTGATCCTTCTCCTTTTGTTTAGAAGTTTTTATCTCGTCCAAAAGGTCAAAGATCCGTTCGGATTTTATTTGGGAGCGGGAATTCTGATCATACTCGGAACCCAGTTCATCATCAATATGTTCGTGGTGACCGGGATCTTTCCGATTACGGGGATCAGTTTGCCGTTTGTGAGTTACGGGGGATCTTCGATTCTCATCGTTTTGATATCTCTTGGAATTCTTGTCAATATTACGCGAAAGGAAAATCTGGGTCTATGAGATCGATCGTAATCGCGGCCGGCGGAACCGGCGGGCATATTTCGCCGGGCGTCGCCCTGGCCGAAGTATTGACCGAAATGAAGGAAAAAATCGGATACGAAAACTTGTATCTGTATTCTCTGGTCCGCAATCGGAACAACCCGGATTTAGAACAGGCCCCTTGTCCCGTTCTATGGCACAACCTTCCACCGCTTTCCAGCAATATTCTTCTGTTTCCGTTCCGTTATACGGTTCAAATACTTAAGACTTTTCTTTTATTTAAAAAATTGAATGTAGACGTAGTGATCGGAATGGGCGGTTACTCGACGGTATCGTCCATTTTATACGGAATTCTCTTTCGTAAAAAAATCTATCTCTGCGAACAGAACACGGTGCCCGGAAACGTGAACCGGTTGTTCTTCCGTTTTGCGAATAAGGCCGCCTTCAGTTTTCCTCCGAAAAATTCGGCGATTCCTTGCGATTATCAAGTTCTCGGAAATCCTCTCCGCAAAAAAACGATTCCGAAAATGTCTTTGAAGTTCTCGGAAAAATACGACACGAAAAAGAAAAAGCAATTCAACGTTCTCGTAATGGGCGGAAGTCAAGGCGCGAGACAGATCAACAATATCGTGGTCGCTCTCATGGGGCACGAGGAAATCAACACCCAATTCCGATTCCGCATGTTAACCGGTTCCGCATTGTACGAAGAAGTCTCCAAAAAGACGAAGAAGGACGCGGAACTGATCTCTTATTCGGACAACATGAAAGAGCACTACGAATGGGCGAACTTCGTGATCGCGCGTTCCGGTTCGGGCGTTCTTTCCGAATGCGCCGCGTTCGCGTTGCCGATGATTCTGATCCCGTATCCGTACGCAAAAGACGATCATCAGATGGCCAACGCGAGATATTTCGAATTGAACGGAGCGGCCGTCGTTCTGGATCAAAAGGACGAGGACGAATCCCATCTTTTTCGGATCTTGGATCAAATGGCAAATAACGTGTCTTTGTTAAACGACATGTCCATCAGTTCGCTTCAGTGTTCCCACGTGGACGCGTCCAAGGACACGGCGAAGTATTTCTTTTCCCTCGATTGAAAATGGATCCGAATACGAAACCGTTTCAAAGACCGTTTTTTTTAGGAATCGGCGGTTCGGGAATGTCTTCGCTCGCGTTT
This genomic window contains:
- a CDS encoding UDP-N-acetylmuramoyl-L-alanyl-D-glutamate--2,6-diaminopimelate ligase, with amino-acid sequence MRMKLTNLLHEFPELKLKSLSPGKSADSIEVEYIQSDSRRTNENDIFCVSDSIGLKREEFIANTKASLILVRAGSSAAANSGNETSNTTASQGGNSASHSINEGFSAAFKIPSSKTVLECEDDPEQLQGRIASFLLGHPSRDLEIVAVTGTNGKTSLTNILFALAKDQGRICGLIGTIGVKFGDRLIDTGYTTPDASSLNLILKQMKDEGVNTVFMEASSHGLKLGRIGGISLKAGVFTNLTQDHLDFHPSMEDYFESKFRLFEILDVSKSPFAVLDFASPGGKELYRKLLNRLPGLSVSALDGTASEWQVANASLTLQGTSYDLSLPDDGNAQAGDRSCTIRTNLLGSFNVRNTALAFITGARLGWDRQKMLSSLERIPQIPGRFQIVYSKDRSRMAVVDYAHTPDALENIISSVRDSRPKYLITLFGCGGDRDRTKRPKMARIAEELSDQVILTSDNPRTEQPEAILDEIQAGFSQGFIPLLREADRAKAIAEGVAVLPEGGCLLVAGKGHEEYQIVGKEKRHFSDVEEVQKAFGLF
- the mraY gene encoding phospho-N-acetylmuramoyl-pentapeptide-transferase, with product MFYYLYDLYFNHLDSLRIFSYVTFRALMAGLTSMLVTFWLGHRVIDFLYGLKFRESVRDDGPKTHEAKKGTPTMGGLMIIGSLLLSVLLWGNLKNSNIVLLSVFSLCFSALGFADDYMKSVKKIKGGMRARTKFVLSILISLAFCILFFYYTGLTPEGHSGKIPFHLTDLFFPFVKGPVIALGILAIPFSIIVIIGSSHAVNLTDGLDGLATGTVAISVVTLGIIAYVSGTPVVANYLNIPYLPGAHEYSVFLSALAGALLGFLWFNAHPAQVFMGDTGSLFLGATLGMVVILLKKEILLLILGAIFVSEALSVILQVGSFKLTGKRIFKMAPLHHHFELGGLKETKIVIRFWIIAVILAIISLSTLKIQ
- a CDS encoding FtsW/RodA/SpoVE family cell cycle protein, coding for MIDFLARKWREIWLPGKNSLDVLLIVTIFILLFTGLCVMYSSSSITAWREFKDSEYFLKKQAIWSCIGLVFFFFFCNFPYQKLEKLAFVGMIVAICLLVLVFIPGVGKSVSTYYGRNFHRWIAIGPYQLQPSEVAKVAVLIYLASLFQKLKLESTPDYKKLLIPTLLLLTVIVLILVEPAFGTTLEILFVILGFIFLFGFPFRNLLVVGIVSLPLIYILIDRVGYRKKRVEVWLDPYRYRFDEGHQLVTSFRAFLDGGWFGNKLAGGYAHRYLTYSHTDFVLATFVEDFGFIGFMIFIFLILLLLFRSFYLVQKVKDPFGFYLGAGILIILGTQFIINMFVVTGIFPITGISLPFVSYGGSSILIVLISLGILVNITRKENLGL
- a CDS encoding UDP-N-acetylglucosamine--N-acetylmuramyl-(pentapeptide) pyrophosphoryl-undecaprenol N-acetylglucosamine transferase; protein product: MRSIVIAAGGTGGHISPGVALAEVLTEMKEKIGYENLYLYSLVRNRNNPDLEQAPCPVLWHNLPPLSSNILLFPFRYTVQILKTFLLFKKLNVDVVIGMGGYSTVSSILYGILFRKKIYLCEQNTVPGNVNRLFFRFANKAAFSFPPKNSAIPCDYQVLGNPLRKKTIPKMSLKFSEKYDTKKKKQFNVLVMGGSQGARQINNIVVALMGHEEINTQFRFRMLTGSALYEEVSKKTKKDAELISYSDNMKEHYEWANFVIARSGSGVLSECAAFALPMILIPYPYAKDDHQMANARYFELNGAAVVLDQKDEDESHLFRILDQMANNVSLLNDMSISSLQCSHVDASKDTAKYFFSLD